In one window of Massilibacterium senegalense DNA:
- a CDS encoding biotin transporter BioY, which produces MKQSFKAIDITLIALFAALMAIGANVTSYITVGAVPLSLQPFFAVLAGALLGRKRGAIAMIIYLLIGLIGVPVFAQFDAGVKAIIGPTGGFILAFPFVSYFTGLIIEKGNSNKLMTFMVASFVGLIITYVIGTTHLWLSLNYVIGKEMSYTAAWIGMASFIPKDIIFTILAGVLSPRIYRAMNHSKAISFS; this is translated from the coding sequence GTGAAACAATCATTTAAAGCTATCGATATTACATTAATCGCTTTATTTGCTGCACTTATGGCAATAGGCGCGAATGTAACATCTTATATTACAGTAGGGGCTGTTCCGTTATCGCTGCAACCATTTTTCGCTGTGTTAGCAGGGGCATTATTAGGACGTAAACGCGGAGCAATTGCAATGATTATCTATCTTTTAATTGGACTTATCGGTGTTCCTGTTTTTGCACAATTTGACGCTGGAGTAAAAGCAATTATCGGACCTACTGGTGGATTTATTTTAGCGTTTCCTTTCGTAAGTTATTTCACCGGTTTAATTATTGAAAAAGGCAATTCTAACAAATTAATGACCTTTATGGTTGCTTCATTTGTAGGATTAATTATTACATATGTCATCGGTACAACACATTTATGGTTATCGTTAAATTATGTAATTGGAAAAGAAATGTCTTACACAGCTGCTTGGATTGGGATGGCATCATTTATTCCAAAAGACATTATTTTCACAATTTTAGCAGGTGTATTATCACCGCGAATTTACCGGGCAATGAATCACTCGAAAGCTATTAGCTTTTCTTAA
- a CDS encoding sodium-dependent transporter, translating to MQPEQWTSKLGFILAAAGSAIGIGAIWKFPYMTGMNGGGIFLLLFIIFTLLIGGPLLLSEFVIGRHTQKEAISAYQSISPKWAFIGYLGVGASFLLLSFYSVVGGWILLYLLKALTGTLSNLSNAQYEEVFNQMITNPTEVLIAQFIFMLFTIIVVQGGIEKGIEKASRIMMPALFILFIVLVIRSITLDGAMEGIRFLLQPDFSMLTPKTLLLAMGQAFFSLSVGVSVMVTYSSYLAKNESLVKSTNSVIFLNIFISLLAGLAIFPAVFAFGFEPTAGPGLIFIVLPAVFNQMAFGQLFFIIFLVLLVFATLTSAFSMLEIIVASVSRKYPNKRRKLTFISGILIFIVGIPSALAFGVLQDMTIFGKNIFDAADFLVSTILLPLGALFISIFTGYIMPKSLSEQEIAIASPLGAKIYPLWRFIVRYIAPIAITIIFLQSLGLIK from the coding sequence ATGCAACCAGAACAATGGACATCCAAACTTGGTTTTATTTTGGCGGCAGCCGGTTCAGCAATTGGGATTGGTGCCATATGGAAATTCCCATACATGACTGGCATGAATGGTGGAGGAATTTTCCTACTTTTATTTATCATTTTTACGTTATTAATCGGTGGCCCACTATTATTATCAGAATTTGTAATTGGCCGACATACACAAAAAGAAGCCATTTCTGCCTATCAATCCATTTCCCCAAAATGGGCTTTTATCGGGTATTTAGGAGTAGGCGCTTCTTTTTTACTTTTATCGTTTTATAGTGTGGTTGGCGGTTGGATTTTACTATATCTTCTAAAAGCGTTGACCGGAACACTAAGCAACTTATCAAACGCACAATACGAAGAAGTGTTTAATCAAATGATTACAAATCCAACCGAAGTATTGATTGCGCAATTTATCTTCATGCTATTTACGATTATTGTCGTGCAAGGCGGGATTGAAAAAGGGATTGAAAAAGCGAGTCGCATTATGATGCCAGCATTATTTATTTTATTTATCGTATTAGTGATTCGTTCGATTACATTAGACGGAGCAATGGAAGGAATTCGTTTTTTATTGCAACCTGATTTTTCAATGCTAACCCCAAAAACATTGTTACTAGCGATGGGACAAGCATTTTTTTCGTTAAGCGTCGGTGTTTCGGTAATGGTAACGTATAGTTCTTATTTAGCTAAAAATGAAAGCTTAGTAAAATCAACGAATTCCGTTATTTTTCTTAATATTTTCATCTCACTTTTAGCCGGACTTGCGATATTCCCAGCCGTTTTTGCTTTCGGGTTTGAACCAACCGCTGGACCAGGGTTAATTTTCATCGTCCTTCCAGCTGTTTTTAATCAAATGGCATTCGGACAACTATTTTTTATCATATTTTTAGTATTGCTCGTTTTTGCTACCTTAACGTCAGCCTTTAGTATGCTTGAAATTATCGTTGCATCTGTTTCCCGCAAATATCCAAACAAACGACGGAAACTAACGTTTATTTCTGGCATCCTTATTTTTATCGTTGGTATCCCATCAGCACTCGCATTTGGCGTGTTGCAGGATATGACGATTTTCGGAAAAAATATTTTTGATGCAGCAGACTTTTTAGTCAGTACGATTTTATTACCATTAGGCGCTTTATTTATTTCTATTTTTACTGGCTACATCATGCCAAAATCGCTATCAGAACAAGAAATTGCCATCGCTTCTCCATTAGGAGCAAAAATCTACCCACTCTGGCGATTTATCGTACGTTACATTGCACCCATAGCCATCACAATCATCTTTTTACAAAGCCTCGGACTAATTAAATAA
- a CDS encoding RluA family pseudouridine synthase — protein MTQLFQKEYMKIEGEWLTITVPASCNGKRLDYLVKEEWPLSKQLVKMLIREEGIKLNGKKATIQQTVTTNDCVQLHLLLEEENDVLSNEHIKNFSICYEDDFLLVVNKGAGLDVHPNEPNERQTLANGIAAYYQKTNQRHKVRHVHRLDRDTTGLVLFAKDPFTQSLLDEQLRLRFIHRQYYALVHGKMKKEKGIIDQPIGKDRHHPNRRVISKKGARAITEYDVVETYRKASMVKAILQTGRTHQIRVHFQSIGHPLIGDPLYGKKSPLRFTRQALHAKKLTFTHPFTLEQMTVECEFPTDFRKLKEQVKQA, from the coding sequence ATGACACAACTCTTTCAAAAAGAATATATGAAAATAGAAGGGGAATGGCTTACAATTACTGTTCCAGCTTCATGTAATGGAAAACGATTAGATTATTTAGTAAAAGAAGAATGGCCTCTTTCTAAGCAACTCGTAAAAATGCTCATTCGGGAAGAGGGTATTAAGTTAAATGGAAAAAAAGCAACGATTCAGCAAACGGTGACAACGAATGATTGTGTACAGTTACACTTATTACTAGAAGAAGAAAACGACGTTTTATCAAACGAACACATAAAAAATTTTTCGATTTGTTATGAAGATGATTTTTTATTGGTTGTAAACAAAGGAGCGGGACTAGATGTTCATCCAAACGAACCGAATGAGCGTCAAACGTTAGCGAATGGAATCGCCGCTTATTATCAAAAAACCAATCAACGACATAAAGTTCGCCACGTTCATCGTTTAGATAGAGATACGACGGGTCTAGTCCTATTTGCGAAAGACCCATTTACACAAAGTTTACTAGATGAACAATTGCGCCTTCGGTTCATTCATCGGCAATATTATGCACTGGTTCATGGAAAAATGAAGAAAGAAAAAGGAATAATCGATCAACCAATCGGTAAAGATAGGCATCATCCAAATCGGCGCGTCATTTCCAAAAAGGGAGCGCGAGCGATAACAGAATACGATGTTGTGGAAACGTATCGCAAGGCAAGTATGGTAAAGGCTATTTTACAAACAGGAAGAACCCATCAAATTCGCGTTCACTTTCAATCCATTGGACATCCATTAATCGGGGATCCGTTATACGGGAAGAAATCACCGCTTCGGTTTACACGTCAAGCACTTCATGCGAAAAAATTAACGTTTACCCATCCATTTACGCTAGAACAAATGACGGTAGAATGTGAATTTCCAACAGATTTTAGGAAACTAAAAGAACAAGTAAAGCAGGCATAA
- the thiM gene encoding hydroxyethylthiazole kinase, whose translation MNNIDSVRKNHPLVHCLTNQVVMNFTANGLLAIGASPVMTASVHEASDMVEQAQALLINMGTPTDEQVEAMLRAGKRANECGIPVVFDPVGVGATEYRKKVAESILTNINVTVIRGNGGEIATLAGSTANVRGVDGSTSAHPKQVANKVAQKYNTIVAMTGPEDVVSDGTRTTIIRNGHPFMNQVVGTGCLLGAVVAAFVGNTKDYFESTKNALVTYAVAGEFAYAEAGHRGIGSFQIAFLNQLHRITDEDVKQNQCVKI comes from the coding sequence ATGAACAATATTGATTCTGTACGTAAAAACCACCCGCTCGTTCATTGTTTAACGAATCAAGTGGTCATGAACTTTACCGCAAATGGTCTATTAGCCATTGGTGCTTCTCCAGTCATGACAGCATCTGTTCATGAGGCAAGTGACATGGTGGAGCAAGCACAAGCATTACTAATCAACATGGGTACGCCAACAGATGAACAAGTAGAAGCAATGCTTCGTGCTGGAAAACGTGCGAATGAATGTGGGATACCAGTTGTGTTTGACCCTGTTGGTGTAGGTGCGACAGAGTATCGAAAAAAAGTGGCAGAATCTATATTAACGAATATAAACGTAACCGTCATTCGTGGCAATGGTGGAGAAATTGCGACGTTAGCTGGAAGTACAGCAAACGTACGTGGGGTGGACGGATCTACTTCTGCACATCCAAAACAAGTAGCAAATAAAGTAGCGCAAAAATATAATACGATTGTAGCGATGACAGGGCCAGAAGATGTTGTTTCAGATGGGACGCGTACCACTATTATTCGGAATGGACATCCTTTTATGAATCAAGTAGTGGGAACTGGTTGCTTATTGGGAGCGGTTGTTGCGGCTTTTGTAGGAAATACAAAAGATTATTTTGAAAGCACAAAAAATGCGCTCGTGACATATGCTGTTGCAGGGGAATTTGCGTATGCAGAAGCAGGGCATCGCGGGATTGGCTCTTTCCAAATAGCATTTCTAAATCAACTTCATCGAATAACGGATGAGGATGTGAAACAAAATCAATGTGTAAAAATATAG
- the map gene encoding type I methionyl aminopeptidase gives MVILKTQQEIEGMHEAGKLLAECHKQIAKIIKPGITTLQIDQFVEKFLAEHNATPEQKGYHGFPFATCASVNEVVCHGFPSDTPLKTGDIVTIDMVVKLNGYLADSAWSYAVGELSEEAQKLMDVTKKALYLGIEQAVVGNRIGDIGHAIQTYAEGEGFSVVRQFIGHGIGANMHEDPEVPHFGKPGKGLRLKEGMVITIEPMINTGTFAVRVESDGWTAKTADGGLSCQYEHTLAITKDGPLILTEQDPS, from the coding sequence ATGGTTATTTTAAAAACACAGCAAGAAATTGAAGGCATGCATGAAGCAGGTAAGCTCCTTGCCGAGTGCCATAAACAAATAGCAAAAATCATTAAACCAGGTATTACAACGTTACAAATTGATCAATTTGTAGAAAAATTTCTTGCAGAACATAATGCAACTCCAGAACAAAAAGGATATCACGGATTCCCGTTTGCAACGTGTGCTTCTGTGAATGAAGTTGTTTGTCACGGCTTTCCGAGCGATACACCATTAAAAACCGGGGATATCGTAACAATTGATATGGTGGTAAAATTGAATGGCTATTTAGCAGATTCTGCTTGGAGCTATGCAGTTGGAGAACTATCAGAAGAAGCACAAAAATTAATGGACGTAACAAAAAAAGCACTTTATTTAGGCATCGAGCAAGCAGTTGTTGGCAACCGTATCGGTGACATCGGTCATGCAATTCAAACGTATGCAGAGGGCGAAGGTTTTTCTGTTGTTCGCCAATTTATCGGACACGGCATTGGAGCAAACATGCATGAAGACCCTGAAGTACCTCACTTCGGAAAACCTGGTAAAGGGCTTCGTTTAAAAGAAGGTATGGTTATTACGATTGAACCGATGATTAATACTGGCACATTTGCTGTACGTGTCGAGTCAGATGGTTGGACAGCAAAAACTGCGGACGGTGGTCTTTCTTGCCAATATGAACATACACTTGCCATTACAAAAGATGGCCCACTCATTTTGACAGAACAAGATCCATCGTAA
- a CDS encoding biotin transporter BioY, with the protein MKKNSKVYDLTIVSMFAALMAIGANITSWLPFLQIGGIPITLQTFFCLLAGCVLGRRLGALSMIVYACLGLVGVPVFAGFKGGIGVIFSSTFGFVLSFIVCAYLAGVIVEKAKQPTWFTFLIACMVGVVMNYVIGTNYMYVALKYFYEASDAISYATAWKIMLVYFPVDFLTSVLVVLFAPKLYKVLPHSYAPSRA; encoded by the coding sequence ATGAAGAAAAATAGTAAAGTGTATGATTTAACGATTGTCAGTATGTTTGCTGCTTTAATGGCCATTGGGGCGAATATTACCTCTTGGCTACCTTTTTTACAAATCGGTGGAATTCCCATTACGTTACAAACCTTTTTTTGTTTATTAGCAGGATGTGTGTTAGGACGTCGTTTAGGAGCACTGTCAATGATTGTGTATGCTTGTCTCGGGTTAGTAGGTGTTCCTGTATTCGCTGGATTTAAAGGTGGAATTGGGGTTATTTTTAGTAGTACATTTGGATTTGTTTTATCGTTTATCGTTTGTGCGTATTTAGCAGGTGTTATTGTGGAAAAAGCAAAACAACCAACCTGGTTTACCTTTTTAATTGCTTGTATGGTTGGTGTTGTCATGAACTATGTCATCGGGACAAACTATATGTATGTTGCTTTAAAGTATTTTTACGAAGCTAGCGATGCAATTAGTTACGCCACTGCATGGAAAATTATGCTTGTCTATTTTCCCGTAGACTTTTTAACGTCTGTACTCGTTGTTTTATTTGCACCGAAATTATATAAAGTACTTCCTCATTCTTATGCTCCATCGCGAGCATAA
- a CDS encoding Na+/H+ antiporter family protein — translation MNAVIIAILVMLMLSLLRMNVVLSIVIGALIGGLTGGLSLAKTIEIFSGGLGGSSQVALSYALLGAFAVAISKTGLPDLLVEKATTFFNKGNGNTQTAAMKSLLIGMLLLMACMSQNIIPIHIAFIPILVPPLLILMNELKLDRRMIATTLTFGLTMPYILFPAGFGEIFHGIVRDNIQSNGLNIADLSITKAMLIPVAGMVMGLLLSWFFYRKERTYHQFETNVEVKTGTYTGRSILFACMAIVSALAVQLYTKNMIIGALVGILVIYLGGAVKWREYDNVLTDGMKMMAFIGFVMLSASGFAEVLKETGDVESLVNNAASMMEGSKAIAAAVMLLVGLFVTLGIGSSFSTVPIIATIYVPLAMELGFSPMAILSLVGTAAALGDAGSPSSDSTLGPTSGLNVDGQHNHIWDTVVPTFIFYNIPLLVFGWIAAMIL, via the coding sequence ATGAATGCGGTTATTATCGCCATTTTGGTGATGTTGATGTTAAGTTTATTGCGAATGAATGTCGTGCTTTCGATTGTGATTGGTGCTTTAATCGGTGGCTTGACAGGCGGATTGTCTTTAGCAAAAACAATCGAAATATTTAGTGGAGGCCTTGGTGGTAGTTCACAGGTGGCGCTGAGCTATGCATTGTTAGGTGCCTTTGCTGTTGCGATTTCAAAAACTGGGTTGCCAGATTTATTAGTGGAAAAAGCAACAACATTTTTTAATAAAGGAAACGGCAATACACAAACGGCAGCAATGAAAAGTTTATTGATTGGGATGCTATTATTGATGGCTTGTATGTCACAAAATATTATTCCGATTCATATTGCCTTTATCCCTATTTTAGTACCACCATTGTTAATTTTAATGAATGAATTAAAATTAGATCGTCGAATGATTGCAACGACACTTACATTTGGTTTAACGATGCCTTATATTTTATTTCCAGCTGGATTTGGTGAAATATTTCATGGTATCGTTCGAGATAATATTCAATCTAATGGATTAAATATAGCAGATTTGTCGATTACAAAAGCAATGCTTATTCCAGTAGCAGGAATGGTAATGGGGCTTTTATTATCTTGGTTTTTTTACCGAAAAGAACGAACTTATCATCAGTTTGAAACGAATGTAGAAGTAAAAACAGGAACGTATACAGGAAGAAGTATTTTGTTTGCATGTATGGCAATTGTGAGCGCTTTAGCTGTGCAATTGTATACAAAAAATATGATTATCGGTGCATTAGTAGGGATTTTAGTTATTTATTTAGGTGGAGCAGTTAAATGGCGAGAATACGATAATGTGTTGACAGATGGAATGAAAATGATGGCATTTATCGGATTTGTCATGTTATCTGCGTCTGGATTTGCGGAAGTGTTAAAAGAAACTGGCGATGTAGAATCGTTAGTAAATAATGCCGCTTCGATGATGGAAGGAAGCAAAGCAATTGCAGCTGCAGTAATGTTACTAGTCGGTTTATTTGTCACACTAGGAATAGGTTCTTCTTTTTCCACCGTGCCAATTATTGCGACGATTTATGTACCATTAGCAATGGAACTTGGATTTAGCCCAATGGCTATTTTATCTCTTGTTGGTACAGCTGCAGCACTTGGTGATGCTGGGTCCCCGTCTAGTGATAGTACTCTCGGACCAACATCCGGATTAAATGTGGATGGACAACATAACCATATTTGGGATACCGTTGTTCCGACATTTATCTTTTATAATATTCCTTTATTAGTATTTGGTTGGATTGCGGCAATGATTTTATAA
- a CDS encoding Lrp/AsnC family transcriptional regulator has protein sequence MGNQEVQILEIIEKNGRISIDTLAKMVDLSVEEVESILKELEKKKVIVSYSAVIDWQKVKKEHIVTALIDVKVTPKRGVGFEEVAERIYRFPQVQAVYLMSGAYDLSVEVEGKSMLEVASFVSDKLSTIESVISTATHFVLKKYKHDGVIFGEGEQDRRILVQP, from the coding sequence ATGGGTAATCAAGAAGTCCAAATCTTAGAGATTATCGAGAAAAATGGTCGGATTTCCATTGATACATTAGCAAAAATGGTAGACCTTTCAGTGGAAGAAGTAGAGTCCATTTTAAAAGAATTAGAAAAGAAAAAAGTTATCGTGAGTTATTCTGCCGTAATTGATTGGCAAAAAGTAAAAAAAGAACATATTGTCACAGCTTTAATTGACGTAAAAGTGACACCAAAACGTGGTGTTGGATTTGAAGAAGTAGCAGAACGTATTTATCGTTTTCCTCAAGTGCAAGCGGTGTATTTAATGAGCGGGGCATATGATTTATCTGTAGAAGTAGAAGGAAAATCAATGCTTGAAGTAGCAAGTTTTGTATCTGATAAATTATCAACAATTGAGTCCGTTATTTCAACAGCAACACACTTTGTTTTGAAAAAGTATAAACATGACGGTGTGATTTTTGGTGAAGGAGAACAAGATCGCCGAATCTTGGTGCAACCATAA
- a CDS encoding AI-2E family transporter gives MRNRTPTFYLFFIFLVFVLYKLADKSDFLFEKLSSFSAILTPFLIAFLIAYLLKPLINVLEAKLTINRVISITIVYVLVIGFLFIIVMFIGPRLVNSTTTLLSNTPRYVYEMNDWITESIIKNEKFQNSEAVLYLEDYSKEWIQKATTFVDVVLNKTISGVVTITSALFNFLLGLIIAIYMLYDKEKFGAGAAKIIQAMFKKSMADYLLVFFKRLDAVFSKFLVGKIIDSTIIGILCFIGLLILDIPYALLISIIVGITNMIPYFGPFIGMIPAILITLFHSPLDALWVGIFIFLLQQFDGYYLGPKILGDKVGLSPFWVILAIVIGGATLGVLGMFIATPVFAVLKEAFDVYIEKRLERKTAEEQV, from the coding sequence TTGAGAAATCGGACACCAACCTTTTATTTGTTTTTTATTTTTTTAGTTTTTGTATTATATAAACTGGCGGATAAAAGTGACTTTTTATTTGAAAAATTATCTTCTTTTTCCGCTATTTTAACGCCGTTTTTAATCGCATTTTTAATCGCTTACTTATTAAAACCATTAATCAATGTGCTTGAAGCAAAACTAACGATTAATCGTGTGATAAGTATTACCATTGTGTACGTATTGGTGATCGGTTTTTTATTTATTATTGTCATGTTTATTGGACCACGACTGGTGAATAGTACGACGACCTTATTATCGAATACCCCTCGTTACGTATATGAGATGAATGATTGGATAACAGAATCTATTATTAAAAATGAAAAATTTCAAAACTCCGAAGCCGTGTTGTACTTAGAAGATTACTCGAAAGAATGGATTCAAAAGGCCACGACATTTGTGGATGTGGTCTTAAACAAAACAATTAGTGGAGTCGTCACTATCACTTCTGCTTTATTTAACTTTTTATTAGGGTTAATTATCGCGATTTACATGCTGTATGACAAAGAAAAATTCGGAGCAGGGGCAGCTAAAATCATTCAAGCGATGTTTAAGAAAAGCATGGCTGATTATTTACTTGTTTTTTTCAAACGATTAGATGCGGTTTTTTCTAAGTTTTTAGTAGGAAAAATTATTGATTCTACGATTATTGGGATTCTTTGTTTTATCGGGTTACTCATTTTAGATATTCCATATGCATTGCTTATTAGTATTATCGTAGGGATTACGAATATGATTCCATATTTTGGTCCTTTTATTGGGATGATACCTGCTATTCTAATTACGTTGTTCCATTCTCCATTAGATGCGTTATGGGTTGGGATTTTTATTTTCTTACTTCAACAATTTGATGGCTATTATTTAGGACCAAAAATTTTAGGAGATAAAGTAGGGCTTAGTCCATTTTGGGTCATTTTAGCAATCGTCATCGGCGGTGCAACGTTAGGGGTATTAGGAATGTTTATTGCAACACCAGTTTTTGCAGTATTAAAAGAAGCATTTGATGTTTATATCGAAAAACGGTTAGAGAGAAAGACAGCAGAAGAACAAGTATAA
- a CDS encoding DUF3969 family protein translates to MKFEIAFEPGDMEKIIGIYAVGLLNSLENGSITLKEAEELLFHPKMAIQLKKAEASDEIVDLICHGCELEELEQIEYAQFVKQVKKLKQETLQLLQKQKRQLYKVSHYLKI, encoded by the coding sequence ATGAAGTTTGAGATTGCTTTTGAACCAGGGGATATGGAAAAAATCATCGGAATTTATGCTGTTGGATTATTAAACAGTTTGGAAAATGGCTCCATTACATTAAAAGAAGCAGAAGAATTGTTATTTCACCCAAAAATGGCTATTCAATTAAAAAAAGCAGAAGCTAGTGATGAAATTGTGGATTTAATTTGCCATGGCTGTGAATTAGAAGAATTAGAACAAATAGAATATGCTCAATTTGTGAAGCAAGTAAAGAAATTGAAACAAGAAACATTACAATTATTGCAAAAACAAAAAAGACAACTATATAAGGTGTCCCATTATTTAAAAATATAA
- a CDS encoding aminotransferase: MTTKPFTPDQFLSDTARTMKPSGIRRFFDLASQMEDVISLGVGEPDFVTPWNFREASILSLEEGYTAYSPNAGFLELREEIANYMEKRFSVSYDPKEEIIVTVGASEALDIALRAVINPGDEIIVVEPCFVSYTPLVEVAGGKAITVQALPEHEFKIQPEQLEEVITDKTKGIIICSPNNPTGTVLNKEDLEKIADVAIRHNLLVFSDEIYAELSYDEEYTSFAHIEGMQERTILMNGFSKAFAMTGWRLGFVCGPKEIMQAMLKIHQYAIMCAPTMSQFAAIEALRNGLDDMNKMIKSYHQRRNYIVKAFREIGLPCHLPGGAFYVFPDITPTGLTSEEFAEKLLMEQHVAVVPGHVFGESGEGHIRCSYATGIDQLQEAMKRIGEFVRKYQ; the protein is encoded by the coding sequence ATGACAACAAAACCATTTACACCTGACCAATTTTTATCAGATACCGCTCGGACGATGAAGCCTTCTGGAATTCGTCGTTTTTTTGACCTCGCTTCGCAAATGGAAGATGTTATTTCTTTAGGGGTAGGGGAACCGGATTTTGTCACACCGTGGAACTTTCGGGAAGCTAGTATTTTATCGCTAGAAGAAGGATATACCGCTTATTCACCGAATGCAGGATTTTTAGAATTACGCGAAGAAATCGCCAATTACATGGAAAAACGATTTTCTGTTTCGTATGATCCAAAAGAAGAAATCATTGTAACGGTTGGTGCGTCAGAAGCATTAGATATTGCGTTGCGTGCAGTGATTAATCCAGGGGATGAAATTATTGTCGTAGAGCCATGTTTCGTTTCGTACACACCGTTAGTAGAAGTAGCAGGTGGGAAAGCGATTACCGTTCAAGCATTACCAGAACATGAGTTTAAAATTCAACCAGAACAATTAGAAGAAGTCATTACAGATAAGACAAAAGGAATTATCATTTGTTCCCCAAATAATCCGACGGGAACAGTATTAAATAAAGAAGATTTAGAAAAAATAGCGGACGTTGCAATCCGTCATAATTTACTTGTTTTCAGCGATGAGATTTATGCCGAATTATCGTATGACGAAGAATATACAAGTTTTGCTCATATTGAAGGGATGCAAGAACGTACGATTTTAATGAATGGTTTCTCTAAAGCTTTTGCAATGACAGGATGGCGTCTTGGCTTTGTTTGTGGACCAAAAGAAATTATGCAAGCCATGTTAAAAATTCATCAATATGCGATTATGTGTGCACCTACCATGTCGCAATTTGCTGCTATTGAAGCATTACGTAACGGTTTAGATGATATGAATAAAATGATTAAAAGTTATCATCAACGCCGCAATTATATCGTAAAAGCATTCCGTGAAATTGGTTTACCATGTCATTTACCAGGGGGAGCGTTTTATGTTTTTCCTGATATTACGCCAACAGGATTAACGAGTGAAGAATTCGCTGAAAAATTATTAATGGAGCAACACGTAGCCGTTGTACCTGGTCATGTATTTGGAGAAAGTGGTGAAGGGCACATCCGTTGTAGCTATGCTACAGGAATTGACCAATTACAAGAAGCAATGAAACGAATTGGTGAATTCGTACGTAAGTATCAGTAA